Sequence from the Candidatus Krumholzibacteriota bacterium genome:
GTTTTGTGACCATTTTGTGGCGGGAAATAGATTTGTTCATGTGGTCAGCGATTCAGAACTTCGACCGCGGGGGGAACAGTTTATTCGTATTATGGACGCTCATAAGATGCCTGCAGGGAACACTATGGATAACGGCGATCCTCCAGGGACGTTTTATATTTCCGGAAGACCCGGACGCATGGATTGCTTCTCTTTCATCGGAATTCAAAGAACCAATCGAGCTCTGGAAGCGTGGTTTCTCCGCTCAGTCAATCACCACCTACATATATTTTGGATTGAAAGCATGCAGCGTATTGCGAGACCGTATAATGGAATATTATTCGATCGAATTACCGAATAATCTTTCCGGTGATGCGTTGAAATTGTGGCCGGCAATCAATAGAGTTCCCAACAATCTGAATATTGCGAAACACTGGCGTACTATTATTGATCCTGTTATCAGGGCTTGCCAGAAACAACGTGACTTCGCAGCTGCTCTCGTGTACGGTTCAGCCGGCCGTGGCTTCGCTGACCGGTTTACAAAAGATATCGATATCGTTTGCATGTTCCATGATGATGTTCTTACTGAGGAACAGCAAAATATCTTTATAAATAATCTTGGCGGGGGTCGCCTTTTAAATGACGGTTTCATCAATGTTAAACTCAAGGGAGTCGACGTTGTAATGCTGCAGAGCGTTGTTGAACTCTCGGAGATATTCTTTGGATCAAAACTTGGAATTGAAACGATATTTATCCCTAACAGGCTTCATTTTCCTCCCCCGAATGAAACATACGGATGCTCGGTAGCTTCTGATCCGGAAGGAATATTGAGCCGCAGAATCCAGCGTATGAAAGACGCGGAAACCCAGATGGAAATGACTACATGGGCAAGAAATGAGCCCCAAATCGATTCCCTGCTCCCGATAGTGGTAATATCCCGGGAAAAAGGCAAACAATTCGAATATTTACTCCACGTAATCGAACTTGACAGGTATCTCTTGGAATTGCTGTCATCCAGAAACGGTGCTTATCACAGGAGTGACTTTTTGAAATGGAGCGATTATTATATCAATAATTACGCACTTAAACCTGAATCATGCCTTGAAACGTTGAAAACGTCACTTTTCAAATTATCAGATACCAGGGAATCTTTCAGCGAGTTTGTAACCCTTGTTTCTAATATTCACGCCCTCGGTAGACAGGGTAGATAAAAGGATCTGTCGTGAAAATCGCAATGGTTATACCGGAAACAGAGAAAAGCGGGATAATAGATTATTCGAATTTCCTTGCGTCGGCTTTATCCATATCCCACGAAGTAGAGATGATCGGGATCGACCCAAAAAAATGTTCTGAAAGAGGTTTGGATTATTTAAAAAGCAAAGCGATGAAATGCGGCCATTCTGATATATGCCATGTGCAGCACGCATACCCTGTTTTCGGCAATTTTCTTACTCTTGGTAAAAATGGATTCGAACAATTCGTCAATACCGCGAAAATTCCGGTGATCCTGACATTGCACGAACGTTACCTTTCTCCACGATGGAACTTGCTTTCTTCTTTCCCGGGAAGGTTACTCCGCCGCGGAACCTCGCTGATTTGCCTTAAACGGCTGGCAAGGAGCGTGAAAAGGATCATCTCGCATGTTCCATTGAATGAAATAACCAGATCGAGAGAGATCCTTGATAAAATTGACGTCATCCCCCACCCCATACCACTCAATCGCGACAGCCAAATATCGTCCGAGGAATGCAAGAAACAGTTTGGACTTGAAAACAAGATAGTACTCACAATATTCGGTTTTACCTATTCGCGTAAAAATTATGATCTTGCCGTAAAGGCAATGAAATTTCTGGGACAGGATTACCACCTTCTTATCGCCGGCGAATCTTACAGTAATATGGCTTCGGACTGCTGGTCCCCGAAAGATACAGAAGCCCGAAATCTGGCGCTGGAGGGCCGTATTTCAGTAACTGGATACCTTGATGATAATGATGTAGAAAAAGCTTTGATGGCGTCTGATGTCGTTCTGGCCCTCTATGACCAGGCGGACGGCAGCGGCTCACTGAGTTTCGCCATCGCGTACCGGAGGCCGATCGTTTCCATATCAACATATATGACCAGAGCCATCGTTGATGAGAGTCCATGCCTTCGACTAGTAAAAGACCGGAATCCCGAGACAGTTGCTGCCGCCATACAAGAAATAACAGGGAACGAACGCATAAAAGATCAACTCTCCTCGGCCGCCGGCCAATATGCTTCAAACCATACATTCGAGCAAATGGCAAAGCAGTTAGACACAATATATTCCAAAATGCGGAAGGAATAACATGGCTAAATCAATCGCAAAACGGCATGAAGGTGGAGATACGGCATGAGAATATTGCACGTCCTTCATCAGTATCCGCCTTACAAGATAGGCGGAGTATGCACGTATGTTCCAAATATCATACAGGCCCTGCGCCCGAGTTTCGATCTCGCAGTATTCTGCCGCGAAGGCACTTCTAAACGCGGAACAAAATTAACCGGCGAAATTTACCAGAATATCCCTGTTCACAGGTATTACGGGACTCCCTATACCGATTTTGAACAGACATATAGAGACCCCTGTGCAGACGACGTATTTATTCGTTTCCTGGATTATTGGAAACCGGACATCGTCCATTTTCACCACCTCATCGGATTATCGCTTTCATTCATCGAGATTGTAAAAAAACGTAATATAGCCTGTTTACATTCATTGCACGACTATTGGCCCATCTGCCCAAGATTGAAAATGATCAAGAACGATTTCAAGCTGTGCGCTCCGGATCAATCACCTGCAGAGTGCAGTGATTGTTACAGTCTGGATCCCAGCAGTCATTATTTCTTTCCGCATAAAATTTCCGATTTATTTACCAATCCAGCAATTCGGCAATTGGTTTACAGAATATCCCTCTTTCTCCCAAAATCCCTTAATGCAAGAATTCACGATCCTCATACGTCTATCCATATAACTTCTGGGGATATTTCCAGAAGAAAGGCTTACGCTTTTAAAATGATGCTGAGCTGCGATCTGTTGACTTCGCCATCGCATGCAACGAAACGTATTTATGCGCAATGGGGTATCCCATCAAATAATATCATTGTAAGAAGATGGGGACTCGATCTGTCTCAATTCAAGGTTGGATCCAGGACACCTGTTCAACGCCCCGTACGTTTCACTTATCTCGGCATGCTTTTACCAAGTAAAGGCGTGTCGGATATCATCACAGCCTTCAAAAACATAAATAATTCCCAGGCATCCCTTTCCATTTGGGGAACGGGTGATCCTGGGTTCGAAATGGAATTGAAGGATTTATCGTCGGCCAATGATAACATTGCATTCAAGGGAATGTACAAGCCTGAACGAGTTTTTCGTATACTTAAAGACACCGATGTTTTGATATTTTCATCCATATGGCATGAAACACTCGGGTGGGTCATACTGGAAGCTCTTGCGTCAGGAGTCCCTGTAGTCGCTTCTGATACAGGCGCCGTAAAAGAAAATGTCATACACGATGTGAACGGACTGATTTATGAACCTGGCAACATTGATATGCTGCGTGACTGCCTTTCATTGTTGTATAATAATCCTGAATATATAGACAGATTAAGGAATAATTCCTCTTTACCGCGATCCATCGATGAAGACGCCAATGAATTGGCTGATTTGTACAGGACGCTCGTAATTCAAACATGAATATGAAAATACTTGTAATTGCTTTCGAATTCCCGCCCCTCGGTGGAGGCAGCGTTCAACGCTCCGTCAAAATGGTCAAATACCTTTCGAGTTTCGGACATGAAGTCCGTGTCCTGACCGTTCGCGATGAAGATTACGCAAACTGGTTTGATCAAAAATATGATCCGACTTTATTAAACGAAGTGCCCTCTGGTGTGGTGATACATCGTGTTTCAAGCGGATTTCCAGCGTGGTACTGGGATATCATTGATAAACCGTTTTCCCATGGTTTGATACGATTGTTTTCTTTCGGTGATCCGGTTGTCCGATTCTGGAAACCCGGATTCGAGCATGCTTTCGCACAAATAATCGATAGAGAACGCTGGCGTCCCGATGTAGTGTGGTGTACTTCCCCACCGTACGGAGCGTGTGTTCTCGCTTCACGGGAATGCAATAAAAGGGGTATCCCGCTTGTCAACGACTTTCAGGATCCCTGGACTCTGTGGTCTCACTCCGCTTTTCCTTCTTACTTTCATTACCGTTTTATCAGGAAACAGGAACTTGAAGCGATCCGGTATTGTAAATATTTCATATTGACTACTGAGCAGAGCCGTATCGATTATATAAGGGAATATCCATTCCTGAACGTCGACAAGATACGCGTGATTCATAATGGTTATGATGACGAAGATTTCAAGAACCAATCCTTTCACAGGAATATAAATGATGATACAATTCGAATCACTCATATCGGACATTTCTATTACATCCCATCCGAACGTGAATTGATGCTTAGAGTCTGGTGGAAGCGCCTGCCTCACCAATGGATCCGTTATCGAAAACGGGTTGAGGACTGGTTGTACCGGTCTCCATATTTTTTCCTCCTCGGATTGCGCCGTTTCCGCGATAAATGGCCTTCTGAAGTTAATAATCTGCGTGTTCGTTTCGTCGGAAAACCGCCGTATTGGCTTGATAACATGCTGACTGAAACCGGAACAAAAGAAATTGTTGAAATCATCCCTTATGTCTCTCATGAAGAATGTTTAAAGATCGAAGCTGAAAGTGACGCTTTCCTACTTACCAGTGCGAAGGTCTCTGGGGGGCTTGATTACACTATAGGCGGTAAATTTTTTGAATATTTATACTGGGATCGCCCTATTCTTGGAGTTCTGACCGATGGTTCCATGAAAACTCTCCTTGAACAATCAGGACTCGGCATATTTGCAGATCCTGACGATCATGAGTCAGTCTCCAACGCAATAAAAACAATTATGAATATAAAGTATTCCGATAACTATCCGCATCGTGCGGCAGGATTCCTTGAGAGGTTTTCCCGAATGCGTCTGGCCAGAATTCTGGAAAAACTGTTGCTGGAAGCATCTGGTCTGGATTGAGGTTGCCAATGAGCAGTCAAACCCCACTTGGTTATTTTCTCGCGCATACATGCTATTCCATGCCCGTGGAAATCAAGAAATTAAGAAATATTTATTCTACTTTGCAGAGATATCGTGCGTCGAATAACCTGGGTTTTGACTCAATGAAGATTCTGGAATTCGGATGTGGTTCGGGAGGAATAACCCTGCCGCTGGCATCTCTTGGATGCCAGGTCAAAGCGATTGACATAAGCAGTTATGCTCTTGATCTTATCAATAATAATATGGATGGGTATTCCTTCGATAATTTGTCCGTTATCCAGGCTGATGCCTGCGTCTTTAATGATCGGATAAAATACGACGTCGTCGTCGCATCAGAAGTCTTCGAACATGTCGACGATCCTGAAGCCCTCACTCGTAGTATTGTGGCGAGGATGAATGATCGTTCAATACTTATCGTGACCATTCCGAATGGTTATGGTATCAAGGAATTCAAAACACGGATAAGTCCTCATACTGTTTTATTGAAATGGCACTCAAACTATTATTTTCGGAAATGGAAGTGGCTGCGCAAAGTCATGAATAAAGAACAATGCGAGCAGGGGATAGGCTCGGTTCATTGTCAATATTTTACAATGCGCGGGTTTCTCCAGATAATGGAGACTTGCAACCTGCACCTGATCGAATACGCCAAAATGGACTCACTGCTTACAGTCCTTGGCCCTGTATACAGGAAATCAGCGTTTCTCGGTAACCTCGACATAAAGATGGCCGATGCCCTTCCCTCCTGGCTGGCGAGTGGATGGTATTTTGTCTTTTCACTCAATTATAAAATGACAGATATGGATGAATCTCGATGAAACCAAAAGTTGTTCTTATACGCCCCATGAATCCACTTAGCCGTTACACATATCCACGGAACAGCATATTCCCTCCCATGGCGTTGTTATGTCTTGGTTCCGCGTTGAATGATATTTGCGATTTGAGGATTATCGACTGTTTGATGGAGAGGGATTACAAAAAACTGATATTATCAGAATGTATAAACGCAAGCCTTGTGGGAATTACCGCAATGACTTCGGAAGTTCCCAGCGGAATCGATATCTCCGATATGATCAAGGCAGAATATCCCGATATGCCCGTGGTATGGGGAGGAATTCATCCCACATTTTATCCAAAACAGACCTGCGAAGATGACTCAATAGATTTTGTTATTGTTGAAGAGGGTGAACACGCGCTACGCGGCCTTTTAACGGCAATTCATGAAAAACAGCCATTTAATAATATTAACGGATTATTGTATAAATCAGGCGGGGAAGTTATTCGTAATAATTCTGATGAATACATGAATCTGGATAACTCGACCCCGGTGAACTATGATCTTGTCGACATTCGTCAATACACAAAAAAAACACTTCTTAGTGGTATGGAACAAAGCTGGCTCCCCTACCAGTCTTCCCGGGGTTGCCCCTACCGTTGCGTATTCTGCCATAATTCTATTTTGCAAAGAGGGTATCGGAAGAAAAACGCGGACAAAGTCGTGGAAGAATTGGAAAATATGATTCAAAACTATAATCTTAAATCCTTTTCTTTTATGGATGATAATTTCTTTGTTGATCCAGTTCGCGTTGAAGCGATTTGCCGGAATATGGTCCGCCGTAATTTTGTAGTAAAATGGTCTGCTGAATGCAGGGCTAACTATTTTGGGAATATTCTTGATGACAGCTTGTTGATCCTGTTGCGTAAAGCAGGATGGGCTTCCACAACAATCGGAGCAGAATCAGGATCGCAGAGAATCCTTGAATTATTGAAAAAGGACATTCTTGTTGGCGACATTTTGAAAGCGGCAGAAATGTGTCACAAATATTCGATTATCCCCAATTTTTCATTCATTACGGGTATTCCGGGGGAAACTCGCGAAGATACTCGTCTTACGATGGAAGTCATAAAGAGGGTCAAGGAAATATGCCCCCGGGCGTTCATCTCAATAACAAACTATTTTTTGGTACCCGGATGTGAATTGTATGAAACACTTGTCGAAAGAAAAGAGATCACAGCTCCCGAATCCTTGCGTGACTGGAAAAGCGAGGAATACCAGCGAATGTTCCTGGAAGGATACACAAGTGATAAGTACAGAATGAATGTGGCGTTTTATCACAATCTTGGAAGCGTGTACAACGGGAATGAAATACGCAAGGCATTATTTAAATTCAAGATATGGACATTTCCATATTTGTTTTTCGTGATTATAGCCAAGCTAAGATTGAAATATTCCATCTATTCTTTTTCAATAGATATACGCTTATTTCGAATATTTTCCACTCTATTCCACAAAGCCAGAAATATTATATAATTACAGACTGGCGTTTTTATTGCGAATATCCCTGATTATTCTTCGTCACGCTTGCCATGATCATCAAACGTCGCTTCTTCATCATCGAATGATTTTGTCGTAGCGGCAATATTCCAGATACTATGGTCACGATGTAATAAATAATCAATAACACCCGCGAGTCTTGCTATAATTTCAAGAGTGGCAATCCCGCAGAACACGCAAAGGTGCTTCATAATACCGGATCTCCAGGATGCTTTCAATATTCTTTTCAGTGATATCGTCGAAACAGAGTACCTGCATTCATGTTTCAATTTGAAATGCCCGCAAAATATTCGTCTTCTCTGTTTTATAAAATCAGATACTTTCTTGGGACCGTAATTATATACTATCGCTTTGGGTGCATATTCGACTTTATACCCATTATCTTTAACCGTGCATTCAATCAAAGCTTCGTCGACAGAGGTTTTCACGTCCAACCCTTTTACGATTGATGCTCTCCAGGACACTATTTCGCCCATTTTAGGATTAATAAGACATACCTGGTGATGAAGCTGCCATAGCCAGAAAGAAACCTTGCCCATGAATTCTTTATAATCGTTAAGGGGAATCGATCTTCCGCCAGTCATGCCAATTTCAGGATTCGAGAATGGTGCAATCAATTCTAAAAGGGAATCCGGATCGAGCAATGTATCACCATTGTTCATTACAAGGTATTCTCCACTGGCGCGTATAACAAATTGATTTATATCGTACGCTTTTCCCCTCCTGCCCTGAGTGACATGTAGTGTAATTCTGTTGTCAATATCGACATATTTACCAACTATCGCATTTGTTTCATCGTCACTGCCACCGGTGAATACGAGTACCTCTTTTACAATGGTATTGAATCCCCTTTGTTTGACGAGAGAATCCAGCATTCTTTTAATGAATATTTCTTCGTTGTACGCGAATACCCCTATACTGACCAAACCATTAAACTGCCGCATATCAATAGACATAAAATCACCGACGCATCAAATAATATAATGTTTTAATAACAACTTTAGAATATTGAACCGGATCACACAGCAGGTTTGAATAAAACACGTTCACAAGAGGGCATGCGCAATCTTTACGCAAATATGATCTTTGCTTCATTCTGGCCGCTTCAGAATTCCACAATTTATTAAAATCATAGTCATGATCTGCTATATTTGCCATTTTATCACCTTGTATACAGCAATTCCATACATCTCCGTTCGGACAAATTTGCACGGACGCCCTTCCCGCAAGACATCTGTTATTCATATTTTCAGAATCTAACCATCGGTTTAAATGCTTATAATATTCTTCTCGAACTACAGAACGGAACATGAGAAGCATATTTTTTCCATCGCGATCATACTCAGGTTTTATGCGACTTATTATCTCCTTCAAGGAGTAATTATCCGGAAGCAGGGAAGTCCCCAGAGTGTCCAACTCTTTCCTTTTTTCAGCGATCTCAAATATGTGACCATCGATTTTTAATTGAGCTATCTGTTGTATCAATTGCTCCAAATATTTTATGTTATATTTTGATATCACTGAATGCACGGAAGTCTTCAACCATGGGTATTTCAACTCCTGCAATCGCCTGATTGTTTCCAGTGCCAGCACGTACGCGTCTGGACGCCCCCTGATATCGTCGTTTAATTCTTCCAAACCATCTATGGAAACATTAACCATCATTTGAGATGCAGACGATCTGAAATATTTATTGCATTTCTCGACGCATAAGACAATTTTTTCAGGTAAGAGGCCGTTGGTAGGCATATTTATAACGGAAGCTTTGCATCTTTTTACCGATGCTCCTATCAATTCACTTAAATCTTCATAAAGGGATGGCTCTCCCCCACTGAACGTTATCCAGCGGGCGGATTCACCGATTGAGTTGATTATCTTCAACCATTCATCAATATCAAGTTCTCGATCAGAATCCTTTGCCCATATGTTACAGGTCTTGCATCTGGAATTACATCGGTTCGTTACCGACAATGTGTAATTAAAAGGCATTGGCGAATCGAGTTTCAAAACGGAATTGGACCAATGAAGCGATGCACTTTTCAACAGCTTGATTATTTCACCCGTTTGTACCATTATTATGACTGATAATGCTCAATTACCGTCGTACCACCTGTTCTTCCATGTAAACAAAAGATCCTGTAATTAATTATCACTTTCTGAATCTCACTCTATATTCATATTCCTTGTATTTTGGATCAATCCTTACAGCCTCGTAATATTCCCGCATTGCTTCTCTATATAGTTTCATTTCCTGATATTGCAATGCTAAAGTATAATGCGCGATGTCGAGACGCGGATTAATTTGTACGGCTTTTTTTATATCGCCTATGCCTTCTTCGACAGACCCCATACACAACCTCACTACACCAAGATTATAGTAAGCCATAAAGTAAGAAGTATCATATTCAATAGCTTTACAGAGTTCGGTTTGTGCCAATTCGTAATATTTTTTTCTTCCGTACAACGATCCAAGGTTATAGTGAAGAAGGGCGTATTTATCCGACAAATATCTTGGTTTGATTTGATTGTTCTCATTTATATCCATATTATCCGACCTGTCAAATTCGAGCGCAATTCTTTCACTCACAGCATCACAAATAGTTAACGCAGCTTTATACTCATCTAGCGCCTTATCGAACAGACCCTGGCTTTCGCACGCGTATCCCAGATTGACGTGAGCATCAACCGATTCCGGATAAAGGAATACTGTTTTTGACCATAAAGTGTAATTCGACTTCCAATCCTTGTTACGTTGAATTATCAGGATCGAATAAAATACAAACAACGCCAGCAACAGTGAGTAAAATACATTTTTAACGATAATGCTATTTTTTGATTTAATTGCTTGAACATATATCCGATCAATCAATAAAGCCGATACAAGACAGG
This genomic interval carries:
- a CDS encoding B12-binding domain-containing radical SAM protein yields the protein MKPKVVLIRPMNPLSRYTYPRNSIFPPMALLCLGSALNDICDLRIIDCLMERDYKKLILSECINASLVGITAMTSEVPSGIDISDMIKAEYPDMPVVWGGIHPTFYPKQTCEDDSIDFVIVEEGEHALRGLLTAIHEKQPFNNINGLLYKSGGEVIRNNSDEYMNLDNSTPVNYDLVDIRQYTKKTLLSGMEQSWLPYQSSRGCPYRCVFCHNSILQRGYRKKNADKVVEELENMIQNYNLKSFSFMDDNFFVDPVRVEAICRNMVRRNFVVKWSAECRANYFGNILDDSLLILLRKAGWASTTIGAESGSQRILELLKKDILVGDILKAAEMCHKYSIIPNFSFITGIPGETREDTRLTMEVIKRVKEICPRAFISITNYFLVPGCELYETLVERKEITAPESLRDWKSEEYQRMFLEGYTSDKYRMNVAFYHNLGSVYNGNEIRKALFKFKIWTFPYLFFVIIAKLRLKYSIYSFSIDIRLFRIFSTLFHKARNII
- a CDS encoding glycosyltransferase; translated protein: MKIAMVIPETEKSGIIDYSNFLASALSISHEVEMIGIDPKKCSERGLDYLKSKAMKCGHSDICHVQHAYPVFGNFLTLGKNGFEQFVNTAKIPVILTLHERYLSPRWNLLSSFPGRLLRRGTSLICLKRLARSVKRIISHVPLNEITRSREILDKIDVIPHPIPLNRDSQISSEECKKQFGLENKIVLTIFGFTYSRKNYDLAVKAMKFLGQDYHLLIAGESYSNMASDCWSPKDTEARNLALEGRISVTGYLDDNDVEKALMASDVVLALYDQADGSGSLSFAIAYRRPIVSISTYMTRAIVDESPCLRLVKDRNPETVAAAIQEITGNERIKDQLSSAAGQYASNHTFEQMAKQLDTIYSKMRKE
- a CDS encoding glycosyltransferase encodes the protein MRILHVLHQYPPYKIGGVCTYVPNIIQALRPSFDLAVFCREGTSKRGTKLTGEIYQNIPVHRYYGTPYTDFEQTYRDPCADDVFIRFLDYWKPDIVHFHHLIGLSLSFIEIVKKRNIACLHSLHDYWPICPRLKMIKNDFKLCAPDQSPAECSDCYSLDPSSHYFFPHKISDLFTNPAIRQLVYRISLFLPKSLNARIHDPHTSIHITSGDISRRKAYAFKMMLSCDLLTSPSHATKRIYAQWGIPSNNIIVRRWGLDLSQFKVGSRTPVQRPVRFTYLGMLLPSKGVSDIITAFKNINNSQASLSIWGTGDPGFEMELKDLSSANDNIAFKGMYKPERVFRILKDTDVLIFSSIWHETLGWVILEALASGVPVVASDTGAVKENVIHDVNGLIYEPGNIDMLRDCLSLLYNNPEYIDRLRNNSSLPRSIDEDANELADLYRTLVIQT
- a CDS encoding radical SAM protein, with the protein product MKSASLHWSNSVLKLDSPMPFNYTLSVTNRCNSRCKTCNIWAKDSDRELDIDEWLKIINSIGESARWITFSGGEPSLYEDLSELIGASVKRCKASVINMPTNGLLPEKIVLCVEKCNKYFRSSASQMMVNVSIDGLEELNDDIRGRPDAYVLALETIRRLQELKYPWLKTSVHSVISKYNIKYLEQLIQQIAQLKIDGHIFEIAEKRKELDTLGTSLLPDNYSLKEIISRIKPEYDRDGKNMLLMFRSVVREEYYKHLNRWLDSENMNNRCLAGRASVQICPNGDVWNCCIQGDKMANIADHDYDFNKLWNSEAARMKQRSYLRKDCACPLVNVFYSNLLCDPVQYSKVVIKTLYYLMRR
- a CDS encoding glycosyltransferase, which produces MNMKILVIAFEFPPLGGGSVQRSVKMVKYLSSFGHEVRVLTVRDEDYANWFDQKYDPTLLNEVPSGVVIHRVSSGFPAWYWDIIDKPFSHGLIRLFSFGDPVVRFWKPGFEHAFAQIIDRERWRPDVVWCTSPPYGACVLASRECNKRGIPLVNDFQDPWTLWSHSAFPSYFHYRFIRKQELEAIRYCKYFILTTEQSRIDYIREYPFLNVDKIRVIHNGYDDEDFKNQSFHRNINDDTIRITHIGHFYYIPSERELMLRVWWKRLPHQWIRYRKRVEDWLYRSPYFFLLGLRRFRDKWPSEVNNLRVRFVGKPPYWLDNMLTETGTKEIVEIIPYVSHEECLKIEAESDAFLLTSAKVSGGLDYTIGGKFFEYLYWDRPILGVLTDGSMKTLLEQSGLGIFADPDDHESVSNAIKTIMNIKYSDNYPHRAAGFLERFSRMRLARILEKLLLEASGLD
- a CDS encoding class I SAM-dependent methyltransferase — translated: MKILEFGCGSGGITLPLASLGCQVKAIDISSYALDLINNNMDGYSFDNLSVIQADACVFNDRIKYDVVVASEVFEHVDDPEALTRSIVARMNDRSILIVTIPNGYGIKEFKTRISPHTVLLKWHSNYYFRKWKWLRKVMNKEQCEQGIGSVHCQYFTMRGFLQIMETCNLHLIEYAKMDSLLTVLGPVYRKSAFLGNLDIKMADALPSWLASGWYFVFSLNYKMTDMDESR
- a CDS encoding glycosyltransferase, whose product is MSIDMRQFNGLVSIGVFAYNEEIFIKRMLDSLVKQRGFNTIVKEVLVFTGGSDDETNAIVGKYVDIDNRITLHVTQGRRGKAYDINQFVIRASGEYLVMNNGDTLLDPDSLLELIAPFSNPEIGMTGGRSIPLNDYKEFMGKVSFWLWQLHHQVCLINPKMGEIVSWRASIVKGLDVKTSVDEALIECTVKDNGYKVEYAPKAIVYNYGPKKVSDFIKQRRRIFCGHFKLKHECRYSVSTISLKRILKASWRSGIMKHLCVFCGIATLEIIARLAGVIDYLLHRDHSIWNIAATTKSFDDEEATFDDHGKRDEE